The sequence CCGCGGCCTCCTGCCCATCCACACCGGCCAGTTCGCCGCGGCGGTGGCGCTGCTCTTCGCCGTGTTCCTCGCCGTATCGCTGCTGGCGGCGCGCGAGCGGACGCCGGGGACCGCCACGAGGGTCTGGCTGCTCCTCCTGGCCATGCTCTTCGCCAACGCGCTCACCCACGCCGCGCAGGCCGTCTACGCCGGCGGCTACGTGCCCGGGCTGGCCACGGCGCTCGGCGTCGTCGTCCCGTTCGGGGTGCTGGCGGGGCGGCGCGCGCTCGCCGACGGGCTGGCGAGCAAGCGGGCGGTCGTCCCGCTGGTGGCGGCCGGGCTCCTGCTGCAGGCGCCCGCCGTCGTCCTCGCGCTGCTGTTCGGCCGCTCCGCCGGCTGACGTTCGAGCGTCCGTTTCATTCCGCGGCGCCGGGACCGCTCTTAGCTTCGGGACGAGTCGTCAGCCCACCCCGTCCCGGCCGGAGCCGCCGCCATGGAGATCACCGCCGTCGAGCCGTTCCTGGCCTACCTGGAGAGCGTCCGCGGCCGCACGCGGCGGGTGGTGCGCTGCATCCCGCCGGAGCGGGTGGAGTGGACGCACCGCGAGGGCGCCTTCACGCTGGGCGACCTGGTGCGCCACCTGGCGGCGATCGAGCGGTGGATGTTCGCCGAGAACGTGGCGGGCCGGCCCAGCCGCTACCCCGGCCACGGCCGCGAGCTGACCGACGGCCACGCGGGGGTGCTCGCCTACTTCGAGCGCATGCACGCCGAAGCGGTGGAGATCTTCGGCGCGCTCACGCCGGACGACCTGGCGCGCCCCTGCACCACGCCGGCGGGGGCGGAGATCGCCACCTGGAAGTGGCTGCGGGCGATGGTGGAGCACGAGGTCCACCACCGCGGGCAGATCTACCTGATGCTGGGGATGCTGGGCGTGCCCACCCCGCCGATGTACGGCCTCACCTCCGAGGAAGTGTTCCAGCGGAGCGTCCACGAGTGACCCGTGCACCCGGATCGGGCACACATCCTGCAAGATGCCCCGGGTGCGAGCAAAGCCGTCTGGGTGGGGCGGCGGAGCCCGCGAAACGGACGAAGAGGCGCGAGGAAACTCGCGCCTCTTCGTCTTTCAGTGCGAAGTGCGGGGTGCGAAGTGCGAAGTGCGCGGCAACAGCCGGTTACAGTTGATCGTGCTCGTCCGGCTCCACGTCCGGCACCTGGGTGAGCGCCGCGTCGTACCTCGCCCGGCTTTCGCGGCGGGCGCGCTCCCGGCGGATTTTCTCCACGACGGCAGTCACGATGAACCGATCGACGGAGATCCCCTCCTGTGCGGCCAACTCCCTGACGCGCTCGTGCAGGCTGTCGGGAAAGCGCAATCGAATCGTGCTCATGCTCCGATAGTTGATCCGTTTGTCGCTGTCGTACTCACGTACTTTCGTACTCTCGTACTCCCTACCGCCGCCCGATCACGCTCAGCAGGTCGTCCATCGCCAGGGAGCAGCCGCGGGCCTCAGCGCCGCGCGCGCGGCCGAGCACGCGGAAACCGCCGGGCTCGGTGACGCCCAGGTCGGCGGTCTGGATCGCCATCACCGAGTCGAGGTTGGCCAGGTCCCAGTGGCGCAGCACGCCCACCTCGCCGTGGGGGAGGGCGCCGAGCGTCTCGGGGTCGGCGGCCTGGGTGCGCACCCAGGGCGGGCCGGCGTGCAGGCGCTCCGACGGCGGCCCCGCGCGGCCGGCCGTGCCGTCGTAGAACTGCGAGCTCATCTCCGTCATCCCGTACTCGTTCACGCACCACGCGGGCGCGATCCCCAGCCGGTCCTCGATCATCCCGTACAGCTCCTCGCGCCCGACCTCGCGCGAGCGGCCCTTGAAGCCGCCGGTGTCCATCACCCGCGAGCCCGGCGGGAGGCGGAAGCGCCCGCCGCCGGCCGGCAGCGCGTCGAGCCAGTGCACGAGCGCGAACGCCGTCCCCAGCACGCAGACGGGCTCGCCGGCGGCCTCGGCCTCGCCGAGCGCCGCGCCCAGCCGCTCCTCCGCGATCCCGCCCTCGGGCGAGACGTACCAGCCGCTTGCCGCGGTCCCGAACGCGCGGACGACCTCGCCGGCCATGTGCGAGAGCGAAGAGTCGGGGAGCTCGTCCGGGCGGGGGACCAGGGAGACGAAGCGCGGGCGGGCGCCGTCGGGGAGGAGGTGCGCGGAGAAGCCGGCGCGCAGCGCGGCGTCGTAGAGCGCCAGGCCCGGCATGTAGTGAACGCCGCGGCGCCCGGGGCCGGCGGTGGTGCCGCTGGTGCGGAAGACCTTCGCGCGCGCCGGGTCGCCGCACACCAGGGCGGCGGCCTTGAACGCGTCGGTGGGGACGGCGGGGACGTCGGTCCAGTGCCCCACCGTCCCGGGCGTGGCGCCGCGGCGGTCGCACCAGGCGCGGTACGGCGCGTTGCAGCCGTACTGGTGCGCGAACACGGCGCGGGCGAGCGCGTCGAACTCCGCGTCGTCCAGCGGCGCCCCCGCCCCGGCGGCGATGCGCGCCAGGAGCCGGGCCTCCAGGTCGTCCCTGCGCAGACCGGTCATCCGCGGGCGAATGAATTCGCGGCAACGGCCACACGAAGTCCGCCTTCGCGGACTGCCGCCCATGGCGCATGCCGCGGGTCGGACGCGCGCATCAGGGTTCGCGTCCCTCGACTCCTACCAGCCCATCCGCTCGCGCAGGCGGGTGATGTGCGCGACGTGGTGGCGGGCGTGCCAGGCGTAGAGCGCGAGCGTGCGCTCCAGGGAGATCTCGCCCCACTCGGGGTGCCGGAAGGTCTTCGCCCAGTCGGCGTCGCCGAGCGAGCGCAGCAGGACCAGCCAGCGCCGGTGCAGCGCGTCCAGCAGCGCCAGCGAGACCTCGGGCGGCGTGTCGCGCGAGTCGGCCAGCTCCGCCCAGCGCGCCTCGTCGTACGTCTTGATGGCCGGCGAGTCTTCGGTGAGCGCCAGCTTCATGCGCACGTAGGCGTTCAGGTGGCTGTCGGGGACGTGGTGCAGCACCTGGCGCACCGTCCAGCCGCCCTCGCGGTACGGGGTGTCGAGCCGCTCGTCACCGAGCCCCGCCACGGCCTCGCGCAGGCGGGCCGGCGCCTCGGCCAGCTGCTCAATGCACTCGCGCCGCCGCTCGGGGGTGACCTCCTCCGCCGCGTCGAACCTGCCGACCGGGTAGCGCAGGTCGTCGTCCATCGTCCGCCTCCGTCGCCGTGGGTGGGGACCGCTCGTGGCGGCCACAAGCTACGCGCGCCGGGCGCCCGGCGCGAGGCGCGCGGGACGTGGCCTCTTGCGGAAAACTTTTATTCCGTTAAAATATCCGCACCTGCCCGAGCTTTCGTTCCCCCCGGAGACATCGACATGCCCACCCGCTCGCGAGCCGCGAAATGGCTCGCCGTGCCCACGCTCGTGCTTCTCGGCGCCTGCGTGGACCGCAACCCGCTCGCACCCGAAGCGCCCATCGATGCCAGCGCGGCCCTGGTCGAGTGCCGCGTGAGCGTGGCGCAGGCCAGCATGTCGTGCGCCCCGCTCGCCCCGCCGTCCACCTCCAGCGGCGCGCGGGCCGACCGTGTGGTCGGCGGGCAGGAGGTCTACGTGAAGCTCGCCAGCGCGGGGACCGGCTGGGACCCGGAGAGCGAAATCCTGCGGAGCAGCGTCACGCTGCAGAACCTCCTGCGGCAGAGCATGGGGACCGTGGACGGGACCACCGTGGCGGGGGTGAAGGTGTTCTTCCACACCGGCCCCACGGTGACCGCCGGGACCGGGACGGTGACGGTGGCCAACCCCGACGGGACCGGCACCTTCCTCGGCGGGACGCAGGAGTTCTTCCTCTACGGCGAGATCCTCTCCCCGTACCAGGTCTCGTCCGCCAAGCTCTGGCAGTTCCACGTGCCGAGCACGGTGCAGTCGTTCGTCTTCACCGTCTACGTCTCGGCTCCGCTGGTGGACGAGAGCGGCACCCTGCTGGACCGGGTGTGGAACGGCGGCGTGGACGGCGACTGGCAGAACGCCGCCAACTGGCAGGGCGGCGTGGCGCCCGATTCCCAGGCCGTGGTGGCGATCCCCGGCAGCACGCTCGTGGCCGGCCCCAACCAGCCCGGGCTCTCGGCGGACGCGCGGGTGCTGCACCTGCGGGTGGGCGCCGGCAGCACGCTGGGGCTCAACTCGTTCACGCTGGAGGCCCGCGGCAACGTGGACGCCGTGGGCGCCGTCGGCGGCGGCACGCTGAAGATGAGCGGCGCGGACGCGCTGCTCGGGGGCAGCGTGGCCGCGCTGGAGGTGGCCGGCAGCACCTCGCTGCAGGGCGCCACGAAGGCCGCCGGGGCCGTCACGGTCACGGGAAGCCTCACCACCAACGGCAACGCGCTCACCATCTCCATCCCCTGATCTCATTGGGAGCCTGGCGGGACTCTGTTCCGCCGGGCCGTCTCCCCGCGGGCTCCACCGCCCCGAACCGGGACCCTGCGGCCAGGCGGCCGCCGGTCCCGCCGGGGCGGAGCCCGTGCAGCACCACTGACCTGGAACACCGACCTTTTGGGTGAATGATGAAGCTCACGCTCAGGAAGCTCCTGGTCGCCGTGGCGGCCGCCGCCGCCCTTCCCGCGGCGGCATGGGCCCAGACGACGCCCCCCGACTCGGTGGTGGCGGTGACCCGCAGCGGGCAGACGTTCCTGCGGGTGAACGTGGACGGGAAGGTGGGGATCGGCACCAGCACGCCCGACCGGCGGCTGACGGTGAACGGGACCATCGGGGCCACGGACACCATCGCCACCGGCGTGGGGATCCGGTTCCCGGACGGGACGCTGCAGACCAGCGCGGCGGCCAACGTCAACGGGATCGGCACCAGCAGCAACACGCCCAACACGCTGGTGAAGCGCGACAGCCTGGGCGGGTTCGCCGCGGGCAGGGTCACGCTGGACAGCCTGCTGGTGCTGGGCGTGTCGCGGCTGGGCACGACCCGGGTGACGGGCGTGGTGAGCGCCACGGACACCGTCGCCTCGGGCGTGGGCTTCAAGTTCCCCGACGGGACCGTGCAGACCACCGCGGCGACCAGCGCGAGCGCCGCCAGCGGCACCAGCGCCAGCACGCCGAACACGCTGGTGAGCCGTGACGCGAACGCGAGCTTCGCGGCCGGCAAGATCACCCTCGACAGCCTGGCGGTCGGCGGACGGAGCGCCCTGGGCGCGACGAGCGTGACGGGCCAGCTGAGCGTGACGGACACGGTTACCACCGGCGCGGGCTTCCGCTTCCCCGACGGCAGCGTGCAGACGACGGCGGCCGTGAGCGCGAGCGGCACCAGCGCCAACACGCCGAACACGCTGGTGCAGCGGGACGCGAACGGCAGCTTCGCGGCGGGCAAGATCACCCTCGACAGCCTGGCGGTCGGTGGGCGGAGCGCCTTGAGTGCGACGAGCGTGACGGGGAAGCTGAGCGTGACGGATACGGTCACCGTCGGCGTGGGCGTGCGCTACCCCGACGGCAGCGTGCAGACGACGGCGGCGACGACCGCCAGCGGCACCAGCGCGAACACGCCCAACACCCTGGTGCAGCGCGACGCCAGCGGGAGCTTCGCCGCGGGCCAGGCCACGCTGGACTCGCTGGTGGTGGCGCGGCGCGCGACCCTGGGGGCGGGGACGGTGGTGACGGGCGCGTCGGGCTCGCTCGCCTCGGAAGCCGACTCGATGCTGGCCGTGCGCTACGACAACCAGCGGCTCTTCCGGGTGAACCGCAACGGCAGCGCGCTCTTCGCCGGCGAGTACAATTCCGGCGCTACCAACGGCGCTCCCGCGGACGGCGCCGGGACGCGGATGTTCTGGTATCCCGGCAAGGCCGCCTTCCGTGCGGGCGCCGTCAGCGGCACCCAGTGGGACGACGCCAACATCGGCCTCTACTCCACCGCGCTCGGCGAAGACGTCCGCGCGCTGGGCGACAACGCGATCGCCGTGGGCAAGCGCGCCGTGGCGGCGAACACCGGGACGGTCGCGATGGGCGAGGACGTCACGGCCACGGGGGCCAACTCCGTGGTGCTGGGCTACAGGGCCAGCAGCAGCACGGGGGCCGGCGCCCCGCGCCTCGGCACCTTCGTCTTCGGCGACCGGTCCTCGAGCACGACGGGCGACACCATCCACGCCGAGGTGACCAACTCGGCCACCTGGCGGGTGGTGAACGGGTTCCGCATCTACACCAGCACCAACCTCTCGACCGGCGTCATCGTGCTGCCGGGCATGAACGGCTCGTTCAATTGGTCGGGCTGCAGCCACACCAGCGCCGCGATCAGCACGAGCTCCTGCGGGTGGCTGTCCAGCGGCGGCGTCTGGACCAACTCGTCGGACGTGAACCGGAAGCACCTCTTCGAGGACGTGGCGGGCGAGGACGTGCTGGCCCGGCTGCGTACGATCCCGATCCGGAGCTGGAGCTACCGCACCGAGCCCGACGCGGTGCGCCACCTGGGCCCGACCGCGCAGGACTTCCGCGCGGCGTTCGGCCTGGGCACCGACGAGCGCTCGATCGCCACGGTCGACGCCGACGGCGTGGCGCTGGCGGCCGCGCAGGCGCTGGAGAAGCGCACGGCTGCGCAGCAGGCGCGCATCGAGACGCTGGAGCGGGAGAACGCGGAACTCCGGGCGAGGTTGGCGCGCATCGAGGCGCTGCTCACGGGCGCCGCCCCGCGGAACTGATTCGGAAAATTCTGGAAAGTCTCACGCAGAGACGCAGAGACGCGGGAGAAACTGCAAAAACTCTCCGCGGCTCCGCGTCTCTGCGTGATTTCAATCTGTTCTGTTCGGAACCACGAGAACGGGTCCGGCTCCATCCAGGGAGCCGGACCCGTTCGCCTTCATCCACCGTCCACCGTCTACCGCGAGTACGTGGCCAGCAGGTTGCCCAGGTTCTGCTGCACGCCGCGCGAGCCGGAGGTGTTGCGGCCGTTGTAGATGAAGGAGAAGGCCACCAGCTCGCCGCCCGCCGTGCGCACGAAGCCCGAGAGCGAGCGCACGCCGCGGATGTAGCCCGTCTTGGCGTGCAGCTTCCCCGCCGCGGGCATGCCGACGAACATCCGCGCCATGGTGCCGTCGCGGTCGCCCGCCACCGCCAGCGACTCGTGGAACACCCCGGACCACGGCCGCTGGTGCGCGTAGAAGAGCGCGCCGATCATGGCGTGCGCGCTGGTGCGGTTCTGCGCCGAGAGCCCCGAGCCGTCGGCCTGCCAGAGCTGCCCCCACTCCACCCCCGCCTTCTCGTGGAAGAAGTTGGCCGAGGCCGGGCCGCCGCGCGCGTAGCTCCCCTGACCCGTGCTCTTCGCCACGGCCGCCTTCCAGAAGTGCTCGGCGAAGAAGTTGTCGGAGTGGCGGTTGAGCTGGGGCACCATCTCGGCCAGGGTGATCGAGTAGTGCCGGTGCACCAGCTTCGCCCCCGCGGGCGTCTTCCCCTCGCGCACGGGCTGGCGCACCTCGATCCCCTCCTCGCGCAGCGCCTGCCGGAGCGCCGCCGGGGCCAGGAGCGCCGGCTCGGCCACGCCCACCTCGTAGCGGCTCCCCTTGCGCAGGTCCAGCCCGCGCACGATCACCGTGTCGCTCTCGGGCTTGCGGGTGGCGTACGCACGGCCGCCCTTCGACTGCCACATCACCGGGATCTCGGGGACCAGGGGGCGCGTCTCCACTCCCGAGCGGTCGGGCTTGAACGACACCCACAGCATGTTGCGCTGGAAGGGGAGCCCGCTGGAGGTGGGGGCGTAGCGCGAGACCCCGTTGCCGGTGTCCTTGGGCCACTCGGGCCCGAAGTTCTGGTCGCCGCCGATCGTGGCGTCGCCCACCACGCCGCCCTCCACCACGCGCACCCCCTTCGCCTTGAGCGCGCGGGCCATGGCGCGCAGCGGCTTCATGGGGTCCTGGTCGTACTCGGCGTAGCCGAACGCCGGGTCGCCCGAGCCACGCAGCACCACGTCGCCGCGCAGCACGCCGCCCTGGACGGGGCCGGTCACCAGCAGGTCGGTGGGGAAGCGGTAGTCGGGGCCCAGCACGTCCAGCGCCCAGATCGAGCTGTAGACCTTGTTGTTCGACGCCGGGATCTTCGCCTGGTCGGCGTTGATGGCGAAGAGCGTCTGCCGCCGGTCGACCGACCACGCCATCACGGTCCACTCCGCGGCGGCGCCGCCCACGATGGCCTCGGCCTGCCCCTGCAGCGGCCCCCCGGGCCTCCCCGCGTCGGCCGGGACGGTGAGGATGGCGGGCGCGGCGGACGCCGGGCGGCGGGCGGCATCGGGACTGGCGCCGCGGTAGGCGGCCAGCCCGCCGCCCGCGGCCACGGCCGCCAGCGCGGCGGTGGCGATGAAGATCCTGCTCTGCTTCACGGCTTCAGACTCCTGCCCGCGCCGGGGCGGCTTCCGCGCGCGCCGGCGCCTCCACGGGGGTGGTGAGCGTCACGTCGGGGGCCGGGCGCGGCGGCGCGTTGGCCCCCTGGAGCTCCTCGAGGATGAGCTGCTGCAGCCGGAACGAGGAGCGGGTGTTCTCCTCCACGTCGATCAGCAGCTCGAAGATGCCGGCCACCCCGAAGAGCGCCACCGTGACCACCACGGCGCCCAGCAGGATGATGGTGCTCTGCGAGGCGGTCGCCCGGTCTTCGCCCAGGGCGGAGAAGAAGAGCAGCCCGCCGATCAGGAGGACGATCACCCCCAGGAAGCGCATGACGCCCAGCAGCACGCGCAGGCTCCCGTAGCGCTCGTCGACGCCGGCGAGGCGCCGCGGCGCCCGGCGCTCCTTGAGCAGGGAGCCGCACTTCGGGCACCGGTCGGCCGTGGGGTCGTCCACGCTGGTGCCGCACTGGGTGCACTGGACGGGGGTGCTGAACAGGTGAAGGGACATCGTGGTCGCCGGCTTCGGGGTCCGTCTCTCTGGGTGATCCGCAGCCCCGGGACGGGAGCAACGCCCGTGCCACGGAACAACTTACGCCGGATGCGCCCCTGGATCGTTACATTCCCAGGCGCATCATCTCCGTCCAACCCCGCGCCTCGCCGCCGGGGGTGTCCCCGGCGGGGGACGGCCGCTCCCGCGTCAGAGCTTGGAGTACCGGAGCGGCGGCGAGCCGGAGCGCACGGGGACGCCCAGCAGGAAGTGCAGCTCGCGCCTGAGCCGCCGCGCCCAGGCCCGCTCGTTGTGCGCGCCGCCCATCTCCACCACGAACATCAGGTCGCGCCCCAGGCGGTAGCCCTTCTCCTCCAGCATCCCCTTCAGCCGCCGCACGTCGTGCAGGAGCTCGTGCCCCTCGCCGGTGCCGGCGTCCAGGTAGAGCCGCCCGGGGACGAACGGCCGCTCCCGCACGTACGGGAACACCGCGCCCCCGGCGAACCAGAGCGCGGGGCTCATCACCCCCGCGAAGCCGAACACCCCGGGGTGGCGGAAGAAGGCGTACAGGGATATGAGCCCGCCCATGGACGACCCCGCGACCCCGGTGCTCTCCCGCTCGGGGCGCGTGCGGAAGTCGCGGTCGACGATCGGCTTGAGGGTGTGGACGATGAAGTCCAGGTAGGCGTCGCCCCGGCCGCCCTGCCGGTGCCGGCGGTCGTGCCAGGGGCTGTACTCGTTCAGCCGCTCCTTCCCCTGGTTGGGGATGCCCACCACGATGGCCTCGAGCCCGTCGCTGCTGGCCTCCTCCAGCGTCTGGTCCACCTCCCACTCCTCGCCGAAGCTCATCTCCCGGTCGAAGAGGTTCTGCCCGTCGTGCATGTAGAGCACCGGGTAGCGCCGCCTGCCGCGGTGGTACGAGGGGGGGAGGTACACCAGGATGTCGCGCTCGTTGCCGAGCTGGGGGCTGTGCAGCTTCTCCAGCACCTTGATGGTGCCGACCGCCGTGCTCTCCGCCTCGTCCTGGGGGACGTAGTCGCGCCACTCCGCGGGCGGCGGGGCCGCTTCGGCCGCCGCCGGCCCGTCCTGCTTCGCCGTCTCTTCGAACGCCATCTATCCGCCGTGTCCCGCGCTTGCGAAAGGTCGATGCCGGGGCGGGAGCGGCCCCGGCGGGCGGCGAGTTCCCCCTTCAGGAACCGTTCCCGCCCGCCGGGAAGCCGGGCCGCGTCGGGCGGTGTGTGCCGCGCCGCCCTAGCGCCAGACGGCGGGGAGCGCGGCCTCCAGCCGCGCCTGCAGCTCCGCCTCCAGCTCGGGGAAGAAGTCGATCCCGGTGCGCGCCTCGATCCAGTCCACGGGGACCACGAAGTCCTGGAAGAGCCAGGGCTTGGGGTAGCCCCGGTTGGCCAGCACGAACGCGATCACGTCCCACCCGCCCCGGCCGTCGGGCGCGGCGACGATCTTGTAGAAGTGGGTGGGCACGGCCACCCGGCGCCGGCCGATCACCTGGTAGTCCACCACGCCGTCGGCCGTGGCCGGGTCGTCTTCCAGCGGGTCGTAGAAGAAGCCGCCGGTGACCACGAAGCCCGAGCCGCGGCGGACCAGCCACTGGCGCACGGTGTCTTCCAGCACCCGCCAGACCTTGCGGTTCAGGTCCGGCGCCTGGGGGGCCATGTTCGAGAGGAAGAACGTCTCGGCCTTGAGCCGCGGGTCGGAGTTCTGGTCTCCGGCGGGGGCCATGTGCCCGCGGTCGAACCCGGTCTTCTCGTAGTCGGCGCGCTCGGCGCGCAGCCCGGGCGGGAGCGCCGTGTCGGGCGGGAAGTTGGCGCTGCCCTCGTCGCGGGTGACCTCGCCCACCAGCTGCTCGCTCGCGATCCCCTCGCACACCCACAGCGCGATCTTGTCCTGCGAGCTGTGCTCCAGCGCGTACCCCTGCCGCGCCACGACGCGGGTGAAGCCGAACCCGGCGGCGGAGTCCAGCCGGGGCGCGCCCGCCGGGCAGTTCTTCGCCACCCGCTCCCGCTGCAGGGAGTCGAGCGGGATCGGCTGCGGGGCGAGCGCCGTGACCGGCACCGCCGCGCCGGCGCCGAAGAGCGGGGCGCGCGTGGCCGGCCGCACCTGGGCCGCCGCGGGGACGGCGAGCGCGAGCAGCAGCCCGGCGAGGCCGGAGCGGGGGAGGAGGCGCGTGGGCCGCATCGGAGGGCGGGGTGCGACCTCGGGGAGACGAGGCGGTGGGACGGACGGGCCGGGAGGCCCGGGAGGGCGGGGAACCGGGTCGGCCCCCGCGCGAAGACTAACGCCGCGCTCCGCCGGGGACAAGGTTTTCCACGGCCTCCGTCTCCCCCGGCTCGTACTCTTTCGCGGACCCGCCCCGGCACCGGGGCCGCTTCTCGGCGTGATGCGTTTCGTAGGGGCGAGCATGCGAGTCCGAGCACAGGCGGCATCGGCTCGGGAGGCGGCCTCCCGCACACGGGCCGAGGTCCGCCGGGCGAGGCATGCCTCGCCCTACGAATTACCGGATCGGAACCGCGAGAGCTTCAGCACCAGGGCGCGAAGGCGCGGGTGAGGTCGGCCGGGCGGCGGAACACCCAGTCGGGGGCGTGGGCGCGCACGCTCTCCAGGAAGCGCTCGGCCTCGCCGGGGGCGGTCTTGGGCCAGAGGACGGCGGCCACGCGCGCGCCGGCGTTGCGCCCCGCGTGCAGGTCGCCCGCCGAGTCGCCCACGTACACCGCGTCGGCGGGGGCCACGCCCAGTGCGCCGAGGGCGGCCAGGAGCCCCTCGGGGTCGGGCTTGGCGGCGCCGACGTCGTCGTCGGTGACCACCACGTCGAAGGGGCCCAGCGCCAGCTCGCGCTCGGTGACCTCCCAGGCGCCGCGCCCCTTGCCGGTGACGATCCCCAGGGGGTAGCCCGCCCCGCGGAGCGCCGCCAGCATTTCGCGCACGCCGTCGTAGACGCCCTCGGCGAGCGAGCCGTGCAGCTCCTCGTAGTGGCGCACCAGGTCGGCGTGGCAGGCCGCGCCCGCCTCCTCGCCCAGCCACGCCAGCAGGAACTTGCGCTCGGCCGAGGGCGGGTGCGCGCGGAAGTCGTCGGGCGTGGGCCGCCGCCCCAGGTACGGCTCCAGCGCCCGGTTGTAGGCCTCCCAGTAGAGACGCCAGGTGTCGATCAGCGTCCCGTCCAGGTCGAACAGGATGGCTTTCGGAGGTCGCATGGCGCGGAAGTTATCGAATGCGCCATGCCGGGCGACAGGTGGGGCCCACGGGGAGTGAACGGAGTCCGCGGAGAATCCTC comes from Longimicrobium sp. and encodes:
- a CDS encoding HXXEE domain-containing protein, translating into MTLRACILLTPLVFLVHDAEEVATVAAWTRAHRDLVPAFARGLLPIHTGQFAAAVALLFAVFLAVSLLAARERTPGTATRVWLLLLAMLFANALTHAAQAVYAGGYVPGLATALGVVVPFGVLAGRRALADGLASKRAVVPLVAAGLLLQAPAVVLALLFGRSAG
- a CDS encoding DinB family protein yields the protein MEITAVEPFLAYLESVRGRTRRVVRCIPPERVEWTHREGAFTLGDLVRHLAAIERWMFAENVAGRPSRYPGHGRELTDGHAGVLAYFERMHAEAVEIFGALTPDDLARPCTTPAGAEIATWKWLRAMVEHEVHHRGQIYLMLGMLGVPTPPMYGLTSEEVFQRSVHE
- a CDS encoding toxin-antitoxin system HicB family antitoxin — protein: MSTIRLRFPDSLHERVRELAAQEGISVDRFIVTAVVEKIRRERARRESRARYDAALTQVPDVEPDEHDQL
- the bstA gene encoding bacillithiol transferase BstA gives rise to the protein MDDDLRYPVGRFDAAEEVTPERRRECIEQLAEAPARLREAVAGLGDERLDTPYREGGWTVRQVLHHVPDSHLNAYVRMKLALTEDSPAIKTYDEARWAELADSRDTPPEVSLALLDALHRRWLVLLRSLGDADWAKTFRHPEWGEISLERTLALYAWHARHHVAHITRLRERMGW
- a CDS encoding tail fiber domain-containing protein produces the protein MMKLTLRKLLVAVAAAAALPAAAWAQTTPPDSVVAVTRSGQTFLRVNVDGKVGIGTSTPDRRLTVNGTIGATDTIATGVGIRFPDGTLQTSAAANVNGIGTSSNTPNTLVKRDSLGGFAAGRVTLDSLLVLGVSRLGTTRVTGVVSATDTVASGVGFKFPDGTVQTTAATSASAASGTSASTPNTLVSRDANASFAAGKITLDSLAVGGRSALGATSVTGQLSVTDTVTTGAGFRFPDGSVQTTAAVSASGTSANTPNTLVQRDANGSFAAGKITLDSLAVGGRSALSATSVTGKLSVTDTVTVGVGVRYPDGSVQTTAATTASGTSANTPNTLVQRDASGSFAAGQATLDSLVVARRATLGAGTVVTGASGSLASEADSMLAVRYDNQRLFRVNRNGSALFAGEYNSGATNGAPADGAGTRMFWYPGKAAFRAGAVSGTQWDDANIGLYSTALGEDVRALGDNAIAVGKRAVAANTGTVAMGEDVTATGANSVVLGYRASSSTGAGAPRLGTFVFGDRSSSTTGDTIHAEVTNSATWRVVNGFRIYTSTNLSTGVIVLPGMNGSFNWSGCSHTSAAISTSSCGWLSSGGVWTNSSDVNRKHLFEDVAGEDVLARLRTIPIRSWSYRTEPDAVRHLGPTAQDFRAAFGLGTDERSIATVDADGVALAAAQALEKRTAAQQARIETLERENAELRARLARIEALLTGAAPRN
- the dacB gene encoding D-alanyl-D-alanine carboxypeptidase/D-alanyl-D-alanine-endopeptidase; its protein translation is MKQSRIFIATAALAAVAAGGGLAAYRGASPDAARRPASAAPAILTVPADAGRPGGPLQGQAEAIVGGAAAEWTVMAWSVDRRQTLFAINADQAKIPASNNKVYSSIWALDVLGPDYRFPTDLLVTGPVQGGVLRGDVVLRGSGDPAFGYAEYDQDPMKPLRAMARALKAKGVRVVEGGVVGDATIGGDQNFGPEWPKDTGNGVSRYAPTSSGLPFQRNMLWVSFKPDRSGVETRPLVPEIPVMWQSKGGRAYATRKPESDTVIVRGLDLRKGSRYEVGVAEPALLAPAALRQALREEGIEVRQPVREGKTPAGAKLVHRHYSITLAEMVPQLNRHSDNFFAEHFWKAAVAKSTGQGSYARGGPASANFFHEKAGVEWGQLWQADGSGLSAQNRTSAHAMIGALFYAHQRPWSGVFHESLAVAGDRDGTMARMFVGMPAAGKLHAKTGYIRGVRSLSGFVRTAGGELVAFSFIYNGRNTSGSRGVQQNLGNLLATYSR
- a CDS encoding alpha/beta hydrolase-fold protein, whose translation is MAFEETAKQDGPAAAEAAPPPAEWRDYVPQDEAESTAVGTIKVLEKLHSPQLGNERDILVYLPPSYHRGRRRYPVLYMHDGQNLFDREMSFGEEWEVDQTLEEASSDGLEAIVVGIPNQGKERLNEYSPWHDRRHRQGGRGDAYLDFIVHTLKPIVDRDFRTRPERESTGVAGSSMGGLISLYAFFRHPGVFGFAGVMSPALWFAGGAVFPYVRERPFVPGRLYLDAGTGEGHELLHDVRRLKGMLEEKGYRLGRDLMFVVEMGGAHNERAWARRLRRELHFLLGVPVRSGSPPLRYSKL
- a CDS encoding DNA/RNA non-specific endonuclease, with translation MRPTRLLPRSGLAGLLLALAVPAAAQVRPATRAPLFGAGAAVPVTALAPQPIPLDSLQRERVAKNCPAGAPRLDSAAGFGFTRVVARQGYALEHSSQDKIALWVCEGIASEQLVGEVTRDEGSANFPPDTALPPGLRAERADYEKTGFDRGHMAPAGDQNSDPRLKAETFFLSNMAPQAPDLNRKVWRVLEDTVRQWLVRRGSGFVVTGGFFYDPLEDDPATADGVVDYQVIGRRRVAVPTHFYKIVAAPDGRGGWDVIAFVLANRGYPKPWLFQDFVVPVDWIEARTGIDFFPELEAELQARLEAALPAVWR
- a CDS encoding HAD family hydrolase, coding for MRPPKAILFDLDGTLIDTWRLYWEAYNRALEPYLGRRPTPDDFRAHPPSAERKFLLAWLGEEAGAACHADLVRHYEELHGSLAEGVYDGVREMLAALRGAGYPLGIVTGKGRGAWEVTERELALGPFDVVVTDDDVGAAKPDPEGLLAALGALGVAPADAVYVGDSAGDLHAGRNAGARVAAVLWPKTAPGEAERFLESVRAHAPDWVFRRPADLTRAFAPWC